The region TGATCTCGGCCGAAATCATCGCCAGGTGCGGTAACTCTCCATTGGGAAACACGTACTTCTCGATGAAATCACCCGCACCGCGGCCCACGGGGCGGCCGTCGATGTGCTTGGCCGTGATCCCGTGGTTCATCACCAAACCGCCCTCCTTCACCGCACCGAACAACGTCTTGCAGTATTGGGCCAGGTTCGCGTGCCCCACGTGCTCGAACATGCCGACACTGACCACCTTATCGAAGCGTTCGTCCTGAGGCAGATCACGGTAGTCCAGCAACTGCAGCTCGACCTGATCGTCCAGGCCTTCAGCGCTTACTCGCTCACGGGCGAGAGCCAGTTGCTCTTTACTCAGCGTAATTCCGAACACTTTCACGCCAAATTCCCGCGCGGCATAACGTGCCAGTCCGCCCCAACCACAGCCCACATCCAGCAGGTATTCACCCGGCTGTAGCCGCAGCTTACGGCACAGGTGGCGGAACTTGGCTTGTTGGGCTTGTTCTAGGGTTTCGCTGCCCGTCTCGAAATAAGCACAGGAATACGCCATGTCACTGTCGAGCCACAGCTGATAAAAGGCGTTGGAGAGGTCGTAATGATAGGAAATGGCTTTCGCGTCGCCTTCCTTGTCATGAAAGGAGCGGATCGGCTGACTGTCTGCATCGCCCAGCAACGCCTGGCTCCACTCATCGCAGACGCGGATCACCTCGCTGATCGAACCTTCCAGTTCAAGTTTGCCTTCGACAAATGCCGCCCCCAGCAAGTCGAGGCTTGGGTGAGTGAACTGACTCACC is a window of Pseudomonas sp. DC1.2 DNA encoding:
- the cfaB gene encoding C17 cyclopropane fatty acid synthase CfaB codes for the protein MFAQLPPALQNLHLPLRLRLWDGHEFNLGPAPSVTIVVKDPHMVSQFTHPSLDLLGAAFVEGKLELEGSISEVIRVCDEWSQALLGDADSQPIRSFHDKEGDAKAISYHYDLSNAFYQLWLDSDMAYSCAYFETGSETLEQAQQAKFRHLCRKLRLQPGEYLLDVGCGWGGLARYAAREFGVKVFGITLSKEQLALARERVSAEGLDDQVELQLLDYRDLPQDERFDKVVSVGMFEHVGHANLAQYCKTLFGAVKEGGLVMNHGITAKHIDGRPVGRGAGDFIEKYVFPNGELPHLAMISAEISDAGLEIVDVESLRLHYARTLDHWSERLEDNLEAAAKQVPEQALRIWRLYLAGCAYAFAKGWINLHQILAVKAYADGSHDLPWSRDDIYFS